The following proteins come from a genomic window of Fontisubflavum oceani:
- the ggt gene encoding gamma-glutamyltransferase codes for MRLILFPTTALLLTTSLALAQDAADAVAPEGATETGAMALSQAAMDAMAARDAGQPVTAENWMVAAANPLAVEAGADVLRAGGSAADAMVAVQAVLGLVEPQSSGLGGGAFLVWYDAATGEITTLDGRETAPMAVTPTLFQNEDGEPLGFFDAVVGGLSVGTPGTPALMEEAHRRWGEANWGSLFEAAISHAEDGFEVSARMAGSIARDAERLSTFRATAAYFLPNGTPLAEGTLLQNQAYADTLRAMAAEGAEVIYSGPIAEGIVETVRSAEGNPGLLSLRDLALYEVIERAPVCVEYRAYDVCGMGPPSSGALTVGQILGIVNNFDISDPTDPDTWRLIGDASRLAFADRGRYMADSDFVPMPTAGLVDPFYLEERAGLIAGDRTDGFGALPEVAPGNPEWDHAMLWADDQSLELPSTSHISIVDAEGNVLSMTTTIENGFGSRLMAPGGFLLNNELTDFSFRTHVDGVPIANRIEPGKRPRSSMAPTIVLEDGAPVLAVGSPGGSRIIGYVAQTILAHLEWGMDVQQAASMPHLVNRFGTYDLEEGTEAEGFAEALTDLGYEVNIRGLNSGIHVIAIGDDGLQGGADPRREGIALGE; via the coding sequence ATGCGTCTCATTCTCTTTCCAACCACGGCCCTTTTGCTGACGACCAGCCTCGCGCTGGCGCAAGACGCCGCCGATGCCGTTGCACCCGAGGGGGCCACCGAAACCGGCGCGATGGCACTGTCGCAGGCTGCGATGGATGCCATGGCAGCGCGCGATGCCGGGCAGCCTGTAACAGCCGAAAACTGGATGGTCGCCGCGGCCAATCCGCTTGCGGTCGAAGCGGGTGCGGATGTTTTGCGCGCCGGTGGATCAGCGGCGGATGCGATGGTCGCCGTGCAAGCCGTCTTGGGCCTTGTGGAGCCGCAAAGCTCGGGCCTCGGCGGCGGGGCGTTTCTGGTTTGGTATGACGCGGCGACTGGCGAGATCACCACGCTTGATGGCCGCGAAACCGCGCCGATGGCGGTGACCCCCACCCTGTTTCAAAACGAAGACGGCGAGCCACTGGGCTTTTTCGATGCCGTTGTGGGCGGGCTGTCCGTTGGCACGCCCGGCACGCCCGCGTTGATGGAAGAGGCCCATCGGCGGTGGGGCGAGGCAAACTGGGGCAGCCTGTTTGAGGCCGCGATCAGCCATGCCGAAGACGGGTTTGAGGTTTCGGCCCGGATGGCCGGTTCCATCGCGCGAGATGCCGAGCGGCTCTCCACCTTCCGGGCCACTGCGGCCTATTTCCTGCCGAACGGCACGCCGCTGGCCGAAGGCACGCTTCTGCAAAACCAGGCCTATGCCGATACGCTGCGCGCGATGGCCGCTGAGGGTGCCGAGGTGATCTATAGCGGACCGATTGCCGAAGGGATTGTCGAGACCGTGCGCAGCGCCGAGGGCAATCCGGGTCTGCTGTCGCTTCGAGACCTTGCGCTTTATGAGGTGATCGAACGTGCGCCGGTCTGTGTCGAATACCGCGCCTATGATGTCTGTGGCATGGGCCCGCCCTCCTCCGGTGCGCTGACGGTTGGGCAAATCCTTGGGATCGTGAACAATTTCGACATCTCGGACCCAACCGATCCTGACACTTGGCGGCTGATCGGCGATGCCTCCCGCCTGGCCTTCGCCGACCGCGGCCGCTACATGGCGGATAGCGATTTTGTGCCGATGCCGACGGCGGGCCTGGTCGATCCGTTCTACCTCGAGGAACGCGCGGGCCTGATCGCGGGGGATCGGACCGATGGGTTCGGTGCGCTGCCCGAGGTGGCCCCCGGCAATCCGGAATGGGATCACGCGATGCTCTGGGCCGATGACCAGTCGCTCGAACTGCCCTCGACCAGCCATATCTCGATCGTTGATGCAGAGGGCAATGTGCTGTCGATGACCACAACCATCGAAAACGGCTTTGGCTCGCGGTTGATGGCGCCCGGCGGGTTCCTGCTCAACAATGAGTTGACCGATTTCTCCTTCCGCACCCATGTGGATGGCGTCCCGATTGCCAACCGGATCGAGCCGGGCAAACGCCCCCGCTCCTCGATGGCGCCGACGATCGTGTTGGAAGATGGCGCACCGGTCCTGGCCGTGGGCTCGCCGGGCGGCAGCCGGATTATCGGTTATGTCGCGCAGACGATCCTCGCGCATCTGGAGTGGGGGATGGATGTGCAACAGGCCGCGTCGATGCCGCATCTGGTGAACCGCTTCGGCACCTATGACCTGGAAGAAGGTACCGAGGCCGAAGGCTTTGCCGAGGCTTTGACCGATTTGGGTTATGAGGTGAATATCCGCGGCCTCAACTCCGGCATCCATGTCATCGCGATTGGTGACGATGGCTTACAAGGCGGGGCCGACCCGCGCCGCGAAGGCATTGCCTTGGGTGAGTAA
- a CDS encoding TraR/DksA family transcriptional regulator — MTNLVQRRQQLMDRLTALEERLHEIEDELDSHQSKDWEELATEREGDEVLEQMGVSGQAEIRQIKAALARMDAGEYGDCVKCGEVISEERLDLLPFTPFCRKCAT; from the coding sequence ATGACAAACCTGGTTCAGCGCCGGCAACAACTGATGGATCGTTTGACCGCTTTGGAGGAGCGGTTGCATGAGATCGAGGATGAGCTCGATAGCCACCAATCCAAAGACTGGGAAGAACTGGCGACCGAACGCGAAGGCGATGAGGTGCTGGAACAGATGGGTGTCAGCGGTCAGGCGGAAATCCGCCAGATCAAGGCCGCGCTCGCCCGGATGGATGCAGGAGAGTATGGCGACTGCGTGAAATGTGGTGAAGTGATCTCGGAGGAACGATTGGACTTGCTGCCCTTCACGCCGTTTTGCCGCAAATGCGCCACCTGA
- a CDS encoding MBL fold metallo-hydrolase translates to MHPEITPFFDTATNTVSYVARDPAGKAAAIIDSVLDFDQASGRTTTDSADEIIAHCKAEGLDVQWVLETHVHADHLSAAPYLQEQLGGKIGIGKNITVVQDTFGKIFNEGTEFQRDGSQFDALFGEGDSFHVGQMRGDVMHTPGHTPACMTYVIGDAAFVGDTLFMPDFGTARCDFPGGSASDLYNSIQRILALPDETRVFVGHDYKAPGRDQYAWETTVGEQKALNVHVGQGRPIEEFVEMRETRDATLGMPRLILPSLQINMRAGQMPEPEDNGTSYLKLPLNTL, encoded by the coding sequence ATGCATCCCGAGATCACGCCCTTTTTCGACACCGCGACGAACACTGTCTCTTACGTGGCGCGCGACCCCGCGGGGAAAGCCGCCGCTATTATCGACAGTGTTTTGGATTTCGATCAGGCCTCCGGCCGGACAACAACCGACAGCGCCGATGAGATCATCGCACATTGCAAGGCCGAAGGATTGGATGTGCAATGGGTTCTGGAAACTCATGTTCATGCCGATCACCTCTCCGCCGCGCCCTATCTGCAAGAGCAGCTTGGCGGCAAAATCGGCATCGGCAAGAACATCACCGTGGTGCAGGACACTTTCGGCAAGATCTTCAACGAAGGCACCGAGTTCCAACGTGATGGTAGCCAGTTTGATGCGCTTTTCGGCGAGGGAGACAGCTTCCATGTCGGCCAGATGCGCGGCGACGTCATGCATACCCCGGGCCACACGCCCGCTTGCATGACCTATGTTATCGGCGACGCGGCCTTTGTCGGCGACACGCTGTTCATGCCAGATTTCGGCACCGCGCGCTGCGATTTCCCGGGCGGCTCGGCATCGGATCTCTATAATTCGATCCAGCGGATTCTGGCTCTACCCGATGAGACCCGGGTGTTTGTCGGCCATGACTACAAGGCCCCGGGCCGTGACCAATATGCTTGGGAAACCACCGTGGGCGAGCAAAAGGCGCTCAATGTGCATGTCGGCCAAGGCCGCCCGATCGAAGAGTTCGTCGAGATGAGAGAGACGCGGGACGCCACCTTGGGCATGCCCCGCCTGATCCTGCCCTCGCTGCAAATCAATATGCGCGCAGGTCAGATGCCGGAGCCGGAAGACAACGGCACCTCGTATCTGAAACTGCCCTTGAACACGCTCTAA
- a CDS encoding YeeE/YedE family protein, with translation MELHYLYGLLGGLIIGTAAAVLLLINGKIMGASGILGSIADGSAEGSDRREKLAFLGGLIGAPALVALFFGAGSTNLTTNVVVIIAAGLLVGIGTRIANGCTSGHGVCGISRLSIRGIVATVFYLLAGGIVMVLFRHVLGVI, from the coding sequence ATGGAACTGCATTATCTTTACGGCCTGCTTGGCGGGCTGATCATCGGCACGGCAGCGGCGGTTTTATTGCTGATCAATGGCAAGATCATGGGGGCCAGTGGCATCTTGGGGTCAATTGCCGACGGATCGGCAGAAGGCAGCGATCGGCGCGAAAAACTGGCCTTCTTGGGCGGGTTGATCGGCGCACCTGCTCTGGTAGCGCTGTTTTTCGGCGCGGGATCGACCAACCTGACGACAAATGTGGTGGTGATCATCGCCGCTGGCCTTCTGGTCGGCATCGGCACGCGGATCGCCAATGGCTGCACCTCGGGTCACGGGGTTTGCGGCATCTCGCGCCTGTCGATCCGCGGCATTGTGGCGACGGTGTTTTACCTTCTGGCCGGTGGGATCGTCATGGTGCTGTTCCGCCATGTTCTGGGGGTGATCTGA
- a CDS encoding DUF6691 family protein translates to MRMFASALAGALFGLGLMLSGMTDTTRVQGWLDIFGAWDPTLAFVLGGAILPMAVAWRMTRRFASPILGTAFPPPPQHKLGRNVVVGSTLFGMGWGLAGLCPGPALASLSWGGWGGALFLLAMVAGMVVTPPLRRRFALFA, encoded by the coding sequence ATGCGGATGTTTGCCTCGGCGCTGGCGGGCGCCCTTTTTGGATTGGGCCTGATGCTCTCAGGGATGACCGACACAACCCGGGTTCAGGGCTGGCTAGATATCTTCGGCGCATGGGATCCGACCCTGGCCTTTGTGCTTGGCGGCGCGATCCTTCCGATGGCCGTGGCCTGGCGGATGACGCGGAGATTCGCCTCGCCGATCTTGGGCACCGCATTCCCGCCACCGCCGCAGCACAAGCTCGGTCGCAACGTGGTGGTCGGCTCGACGCTCTTCGGCATGGGCTGGGGCTTGGCCGGTCTTTGCCCAGGCCCAGCCTTGGCCTCGCTTTCTTGGGGTGGTTGGGGCGGAGCGCTCTTTCTTCTTGCAATGGTGGCGGGCATGGTGGTTACACCGCCCCTGCGCCGACGTTTCGCGTTGTTCGCCTGA
- a CDS encoding TIGR01244 family sulfur transferase, translating into MDIRPLTESYAVAPQLEPADMAALAAQGVTTIICNRPDPEITPDLHAAQMQAAAEAAGLDFVFNPIVGGAMTMANVEEQADAIAGADGPVVAYCASGNRSSIVWALTQAGQLPTDQILAATRAAGYMLDGMRPQIDALAADPRG; encoded by the coding sequence ATGGATATCCGCCCGCTGACCGAAAGCTATGCCGTCGCCCCGCAGCTTGAACCTGCCGATATGGCGGCCTTGGCCGCGCAAGGCGTCACAACAATCATCTGCAACCGGCCTGACCCGGAAATCACGCCGGACCTCCATGCGGCGCAGATGCAAGCCGCAGCGGAAGCCGCCGGTCTAGATTTCGTGTTTAACCCGATTGTCGGTGGTGCGATGACCATGGCCAATGTGGAAGAGCAAGCCGACGCAATCGCAGGCGCAGACGGCCCTGTCGTGGCCTATTGCGCCAGCGGCAACCGGTCGAGCATCGTTTGGGCCCTCACCCAAGCGGGGCAGTTGCCAACAGATCAGATTTTGGCCGCAACCCGGGCCGCCGGTTATATGCTCGATGGCATGCGGCCCCAAATCGACGCTCTCGCCGCAGACCCACGGGGGTGA
- a CDS encoding DMT family transporter, which yields MSGLSPTARGILYMLAAIFLFSAMDALAKLLTSRYEVLQVVWARYAGQTLVVAAVLAPRLHLVIRTRHLGLQLLRSGFLFAATVCFFLALSLMEIASATAVMNIHPVLLTLGAALILREALGPRRIFGIIAAMIGALIIIRPGTDVFTPAALFPLLGGVFYASYALSTRFLGRDEVS from the coding sequence GTGAGCGGGCTCAGCCCGACGGCGCGCGGCATTCTCTACATGCTGGCGGCGATCTTTCTGTTCTCCGCCATGGATGCGTTGGCCAAGCTTTTGACCAGCCGTTATGAGGTGTTGCAGGTGGTTTGGGCCCGCTATGCAGGCCAGACTCTGGTTGTGGCCGCCGTCTTGGCACCACGACTGCATCTCGTCATCCGCACCCGGCATCTGGGGCTGCAACTCCTGCGTTCCGGTTTTCTGTTCGCGGCGACAGTCTGCTTTTTCCTTGCGCTCAGCCTGATGGAGATCGCCTCGGCCACAGCGGTGATGAACATTCACCCGGTGCTTCTGACCCTCGGCGCGGCACTGATCTTGCGCGAGGCGCTTGGGCCACGGCGGATTTTCGGGATCATCGCGGCGATGATCGGCGCCTTGATCATCATCCGCCCGGGCACCGATGTCTTCACCCCCGCCGCCCTCTTCCCGCTTTTGGGGGGCGTGTTCTATGCCAGCTACGCGCTCAGCACCCGGTTTCTGGGGCGTGACGAGGTATCTTAA
- a CDS encoding DMT family transporter encodes MVPFFWTTPDLADAALFVLLGAVGAGGQFLLIKSLTTAEAGAVAPFGYAGVIFATTWGLLAFGEVPDALTILGALVIIGAGVYVWHRETRARRDTAAISPET; translated from the coding sequence GTGGTCCCGTTTTTTTGGACCACGCCCGATCTGGCGGACGCAGCGCTTTTTGTGCTTTTGGGGGCGGTTGGCGCGGGCGGGCAATTCCTGCTGATCAAGTCACTGACGACGGCGGAGGCCGGCGCGGTCGCCCCCTTCGGCTATGCCGGGGTGATCTTTGCGACCACTTGGGGGCTATTGGCCTTTGGCGAGGTGCCGGACGCGTTGACCATTCTGGGCGCGCTTGTGATCATCGGGGCCGGTGTCTATGTCTGGCACCGCGAAACCCGGGCCCGCCGCGATACCGCGGCAATATCGCCTGAAACCTAA
- a CDS encoding lysophospholipid acyltransferase family protein codes for MGVSNAQSFNWRDWLTDRGARGLIGLARALPYTARVPMMGWLMRRVVGPLTGARGRALANLAHVWPGLPDERANDIANRMMENVGRTLIENYSTSDLLARAEAWDPSGPGVAALAEAQAAGRPVLLITGHFGNYEAARAALTVRGYSIGGLYRPMNNGYFNRHYVATMESFGGPVFPRGPKGVGKFVRHLRSGGQGVLLTDQYFAAGEQLDFLGKSAPTSLSAAEMALKYDALLIPFYARRLEGGLDFDVTLEAPIAHSDAKTMTQALNDSLAAQVTQHPEQWFWIHRRWKPGRQARYFRTANED; via the coding sequence ATGGGCGTCTCAAATGCGCAAAGCTTTAACTGGCGCGACTGGCTGACCGATCGCGGGGCGCGCGGGTTGATCGGCCTGGCCCGCGCCCTGCCCTACACGGCCAGGGTGCCGATGATGGGGTGGTTGATGCGCCGCGTTGTCGGGCCTCTCACCGGCGCTCGTGGCCGCGCCTTGGCCAATCTGGCCCATGTGTGGCCCGGGCTGCCCGATGAGCGGGCGAACGACATTGCCAATCGGATGATGGAAAATGTCGGACGCACGCTGATCGAGAATTACTCCACATCCGACCTCTTGGCTCGGGCGGAAGCATGGGACCCGAGCGGCCCCGGTGTCGCCGCTTTGGCCGAGGCGCAAGCAGCTGGCCGTCCCGTGCTGCTGATCACCGGGCATTTCGGCAATTACGAAGCGGCGCGCGCCGCGCTGACCGTGCGGGGGTATTCCATCGGTGGACTCTATCGACCAATGAATAACGGCTATTTCAACCGCCATTATGTTGCGACGATGGAGAGCTTCGGCGGCCCGGTCTTTCCGCGAGGTCCGAAAGGTGTCGGGAAATTCGTGCGACACCTGAGATCGGGCGGCCAGGGCGTGCTGTTGACCGATCAGTATTTCGCCGCCGGCGAACAGTTGGATTTTTTGGGAAAGTCCGCGCCCACCTCGCTGTCGGCGGCGGAGATGGCGCTGAAATACGACGCGCTCTTGATCCCGTTTTATGCCCGACGCTTAGAGGGCGGCCTCGATTTCGACGTGACCCTTGAGGCGCCGATTGCCCATAGCGATGCCAAGACGATGACGCAGGCGCTGAATGACAGCCTCGCGGCCCAAGTTACCCA